The Kordia sp. SMS9 genome window below encodes:
- a CDS encoding 2TM domain-containing protein translates to MKAFNKVIFIGIVIGFVLCAIQLIFDFTAGKPIRINQELLIDFGLYCLYSIPISLVNSYFFEYMNKRVVWTKSTQQYRMFIGIVGSVVLTIATIFIARLVHLLVINGETYEVFMKSQSANFYLQALLVTVFFSVFFHAIYFYKELQKKKVTEQKIIAGTASAQFDALKNQLDPHFLFNSLNVLSSLIDENPRQAQKFTSGLSKVYRYVLEQKNKELVTVDEELKFAKTYMSLLKMRFEDSIIFEAPEAASNPDSKVVPLSLQLLLENAVKHNMVMPSKPLHIKIYEDRGNLIIENNLQEKQIVKKSSGVGLNNIRQRYNLLTQRQVYINKTASDFQVAIPMLTKQKEIMRNEMVPRIERSGLDDRYIEARKHVEKLKEFYYNLLSYCLVIPFLAFINWKTSWEFQWFWFPMLGWGIGLAFHAMSVFFEDGKFGRNWEQRKIKEFMEQEERKRWN, encoded by the coding sequence ATGAAAGCGTTTAACAAAGTTATTTTTATCGGAATTGTTATTGGATTTGTTTTATGCGCTATACAATTGATTTTTGATTTTACGGCGGGAAAACCGATACGCATCAATCAAGAATTACTGATTGACTTTGGATTGTATTGTTTGTATTCGATTCCGATTAGTTTGGTAAACTCTTACTTTTTTGAATACATGAATAAACGTGTCGTGTGGACTAAATCAACGCAGCAATATCGAATGTTCATTGGAATTGTAGGGTCGGTTGTGTTAACGATTGCAACTATTTTTATAGCACGATTGGTACATTTGCTCGTTATTAATGGCGAAACGTATGAAGTTTTTATGAAAAGTCAAAGTGCAAATTTTTATTTACAAGCACTTTTAGTAACGGTCTTTTTCTCCGTGTTTTTTCATGCGATTTACTTTTACAAGGAATTGCAAAAAAAGAAAGTTACCGAGCAAAAAATCATTGCAGGAACCGCATCCGCGCAGTTTGATGCCTTAAAAAATCAACTCGATCCGCATTTTTTGTTCAACAGTTTAAATGTACTTAGTTCTTTAATTGATGAAAATCCGCGTCAGGCACAGAAATTTACTTCCGGACTTTCCAAAGTGTATCGGTATGTGTTAGAGCAAAAAAATAAAGAACTCGTTACGGTTGATGAAGAATTGAAATTTGCCAAAACGTATATGAGTTTATTAAAAATGCGTTTTGAAGACAGCATCATTTTTGAAGCTCCTGAAGCGGCAAGCAATCCCGATAGTAAAGTAGTGCCATTATCATTGCAATTGCTGTTAGAAAACGCTGTAAAACACAACATGGTAATGCCGTCAAAACCATTGCACATAAAAATATATGAAGATCGTGGAAACTTAATTATTGAAAACAATCTTCAAGAAAAACAAATTGTAAAAAAGAGTAGTGGCGTAGGTTTAAACAATATCCGACAGCGATATAATTTACTCACACAACGCCAAGTATATATTAACAAAACAGCATCGGATTTTCAAGTAGCGATTCCGATGCTTACAAAACAAAAAGAAATCATGAGAAATGAAATGGTACCACGAATCGAAAGAAGTGGACTAGACGATAGATATATCGAAGCTAGAAAGCATGTAGAAAAACTAAAAGAATTTTATTATAATTTACTATCCTACTGTTTGGTGATTCCGTTTTTGGCATTCATCAACTGGAAAACAAGCTGGGAATTTCAATGGTTTTGGTTTCCAATGCTCGGTTGGGGAATCGGTTTAGCATTTCACGCCATGAGCGTATTTTTTGAAGATGGAAAATTTGGAAGAAACTGGGAACAGCGCAAAATCAAAGAGTTTATGGAACAAGAAGAACGCAAAAGATGGAACTAA
- a CDS encoding 2TM domain-containing protein yields the protein MDDNNRDQERAERYLRAQKRVDDIRGFYIHLLVYICVNLFISIKKIMRNMENGETFEQAFYDFGTYVVWLAWGIGLAFHAFNVFFKNGVFGSNWEERKIREYMEDEEDSQNWY from the coding sequence ATGGACGACAATAATAGAGATCAAGAAAGAGCCGAACGTTATTTGCGAGCTCAAAAAAGAGTAGACGATATCAGAGGTTTTTACATTCACTTATTGGTGTATATCTGTGTAAATTTGTTCATCAGCATAAAAAAAATAATGCGCAACATGGAAAATGGAGAAACCTTTGAACAAGCCTTTTATGACTTTGGAACTTATGTTGTGTGGTTAGCTTGGGGAATTGGACTGGCGTTTCACGCGTTCAACGTTTTTTTCAAAAATGGAGTGTTTGGCAGCAATTGGGAAGAACGCAAAATTAGAGAATATATGGAAGATGAAGAAGACAGTCAAAATTGGTATTAA
- a CDS encoding 2TM domain-containing protein: MERLPSNIDTSNSSETYNRDYKKEEAYLRAKKKVEKIKGFYGHLASYVIVNIFILSMIGFNLDTGETFWKFGHFSTAFFWGIGLAFHAAGVFGPDFLLGKKWEERKIKEYMSDNRRNWE; the protein is encoded by the coding sequence ATGGAAAGATTACCATCAAACATAGATACTTCAAATTCATCAGAAACTTATAACAGAGATTATAAAAAAGAGGAAGCGTACTTACGAGCAAAAAAGAAAGTAGAAAAAATCAAAGGTTTTTATGGACATTTGGCTTCGTATGTCATCGTCAATATTTTTATACTTTCAATGATTGGATTCAACTTGGATACAGGCGAAACGTTCTGGAAATTCGGACATTTTTCCACGGCATTTTTCTGGGGAATTGGATTGGCGTTTCACGCAGCAGGCGTTTTTGGACCTGATTTCTTACTAGGTAAAAAGTGGGAAGAACGAAAAATTAAAGAATATATGTCTGATAACCGTCGTAACTGGGAATGA
- a CDS encoding LytTR family DNA-binding domain-containing protein, giving the protein MKVIIIEDEKPSARRLNRMLEREEMQVEIMLHSVAESIEWFQNNVHPDLIFLDIQLSDGLSFEIFEVIEVTSAIIFTTAYDEYALQAFKLNSIDYLLKPIDEDELITAVQKYKARTPKAQNVQLNFEDIKKLLVNPIERTYKKRYTVKVGQHLKMIPIDEIECFYSENKGTYAYTVEGRNYLLETSLENLENELSPEIFYRVSRKFYVNINAIKDIISYTNSRLQIKLHNFHEQEIIVSRERVKDFKNWLN; this is encoded by the coding sequence ATGAAAGTAATCATCATCGAAGACGAAAAACCATCTGCACGACGACTCAATCGAATGTTGGAACGCGAAGAAATGCAAGTGGAAATCATGCTACACTCTGTGGCAGAATCTATTGAATGGTTTCAGAATAATGTACATCCCGATTTGATATTTTTAGACATTCAACTCTCTGACGGATTGTCCTTTGAAATCTTTGAAGTCATAGAAGTCACGTCAGCAATCATCTTTACAACTGCGTATGATGAATATGCGTTGCAAGCTTTCAAACTGAACAGTATTGACTATTTGCTCAAACCGATTGATGAAGACGAATTGATTACTGCGGTGCAAAAATACAAAGCGCGCACGCCAAAAGCACAAAATGTGCAACTCAACTTTGAAGACATCAAAAAACTATTGGTCAATCCGATAGAACGCACTTATAAAAAACGTTATACTGTAAAAGTGGGACAACACTTAAAAATGATTCCTATTGATGAAATTGAGTGTTTTTACAGTGAAAACAAAGGAACTTATGCATATACCGTTGAAGGCAGAAACTATCTGCTAGAAACTTCTTTGGAAAACTTAGAAAATGAACTATCTCCAGAAATCTTCTATCGTGTCAGTAGAAAATTTTACGTAAACATCAATGCGATCAAAGACATCATAAGTTACACCAATTCCCGTTTACAAATAAAACTACACAACTTCCACGAACAAGAAATCATCGTAAGTCGCGAACGCGTAAAAGACTTTAAAAATTGGTTGAATTAA